In the Parasteatoda tepidariorum isolate YZ-2023 chromosome 3, CAS_Ptep_4.0, whole genome shotgun sequence genome, one interval contains:
- the LOC107457368 gene encoding uncharacterized protein, whose product MTSFRAYVRTNKKSFFPEDPVIPSSVKDLMYIHYDPRVTDLEDDSSSEYDSSSDDDEDLRSITYKRHMDESEEEGLFTGKWMLFHDSSRIDIARGMTEHDYAWQFMFSLVDNYKNTSVSSACCSTGYRGQYPKMPNDTNGLICCFTKDYRDMGDVKRAADSIRKSLHYPRDMHYKTDEATVLGLYRCYGHKHVTIYKHKPDGSMYVRDKLYPLLWRPVKFDD is encoded by the exons ATGACATCTTTTCGTGCTTACGTTA gaacgaataaaaaaagttttttcccaGAAGACCCAGTTATACCTTCCAGTGTGAAAGACTTGATGTATATTCATTATGATCCACGAGTCACAGACTTAGAGGACGACTCTTCGAGCGAATATGACTCATCGAGTGATGACGATGAGGATTTGCGATCCATAACTTACAAGCGACATATGGATGAATCTGAAGAAGAAGGACTATTTACAGGTAAATGGATGCTGTTTCACGACTCATCGAGAATTGACATTGCTAGGGGGATGACAGAACACGATTACGCTTGGCAGTTCATGTTCTCTCTTGTTGATAATTACAAAAACACCAGCGTGTCATCTGCTTGTTGTTCCACTGGTTACAGAGGACAATATCCTAAGATGCCGAATGATACAAATGGACTGATTTGTTGTTTTACGAAAGATTATAGAGATATGGGAGATGTTAAGAGAGCGGCAGATTCCATTAGAAAATCATTACATTATCCACGCGATATGCACTACAAAACAGATGAGGCAACTGTTTTAGGCTTATATAGGTGCTATGGCCATAAACATGTAACCATTTATAAGCATAAGCCTGATGGCAGTATGTACGTAAGAGATAAATTATATCCACTCCTTTGGAGACCAGTAAAATTTGATGATTGA
- the LOC107457367 gene encoding ribonuclease P protein subunit p30, translating into MDLNICLEPGENYEADVKNLIQRAFDFGYECIALNTVLDSSEVTGKKINIPEPKIVDFKVKTSRNFRILTRLTAVIKDGMHVHHILNSPITKKYDILAFQPVGSNMLHKVSEFDVDIISLNLTEDFGFRLKKTFVGPLINKGKCLEITYAPCLRDQTMKRRTISNSQLLVEVTKSKNLIISSGATKPLELRSVEDVENLGLLFGLKRNEAHAAVRKNGKLVLSHAGTRSKTGCGIVSITGMINLPKHQGWIIHACKVPKPSNTSAKLTDKRQREADSKNDKSRKKNKVDS; encoded by the coding sequence ATGGATCTTAATATATGTTTAGAACCTGGTGAAAATTATGAAGCTgatgtaaaaaatcttattcaacGAGCGTTTGATTTTGGTTACGAATGTATCGCATTGAATACAGTCCTTGATTCATCCGAAGTAacgggtaaaaaaataaatattccagaACCTAAAATCGtcgattttaaagtaaagacaTCTAGAAATTTTCGTATATTAACTCGATTAACTGCTGTCATTAAAGATGGCATGCATGTTCACCACATATTAAACTCTCCTATTACCAAGAAATATGACATTCTTGCTTTTCAGCCAGTCGGTAGTAATATGCTTCATAAAGTTTCGGAATTTGATGTTGATATCATCAGCCTAAATTTGACTGAAGACTTTGGATTTCGGCTGAAAAAAACTTTCGTTGGTCCTTTAATTAATAAAGGTAAATGCCTTGAAATAACTTACGCTCCTTGCTTAAGAGATCAAACTATGAAAAGGCGTACCATTAGTAACTCTCAGCTTCTTGTTGAGGTTACAAAGAGTAAAAACCTCATTATATCTAGTGGTGCAACTAAACCTCTTGAGCTTAGGTCTGTCGAAGATGTTGAGAATTTAGGTTTACTTTTTggtttgaaaagaaatgaagCTCATGCAGCTGTTCGTAAAAATGGTAAGCTTGTTCTATCTCACGCCGGGACTCGATCAAAGACTGGTTGTGGTATTGTATCCATTACTGGAATGATTAATTTGCCTAAACATCAAGGTTGGATAATTCATGCGTGCAAAGTTCCTAAGCCATCAAATACGTCCGCAAAGTTAACTGATAAGCGACAACGAGAAGCTGATTCTAAGAATGATAAatcacgtaaaaaaaataaagttgatagttaa